Genomic segment of Mycolicibacterium psychrotolerans:
CGCTTGCGCAGGGGGTACACCCGGCGGTCGAGGTCGATGCCGCCGGGACGCACGCCGTGGTGTTCGGGTGCCGCGACGAACAACTGCGCCATGTGTGGCATACAGCCGAGCGCGGTCTGGCCGACCTCGGCGCCGTCGGGATCGACGGGAAGCTCACGCCAGCCGAGGATCTCGAGGCCTTCTTCTGCGGCGATCGCGGCGATGGCCGCGCACGCGTCGTCGCGGGCGCCCGGATCCTGCGGGAGGTAGCAGATGCCGGCGGCGAAGGTGTTCGTGCCGTCGGGGTGGGGTGCGGGCAGATCGAAGTCGACGGCCTCGCGCAGAAGCTCGACGGGGAGCTGGATCAGGATGCCGGCGCCGTCGCCGCTGTTGGGTTCCGCACCCGCCGCGCCGCGGTGCTCGAGGTGCTCCAGGGCGATCAGACCGTCGGTGACGATCGAGTGGGAGCGGCGGCCTTGGATGTCGGTCACCATGGCCACACCGCAGGAGTCCGCCTCGTTGGCGGGATCGTAGAGGCCTTGGGGTTCGGGCAATGCCGAGAACAGCATGGACGATGCTCCTCGCAGTCCTGAATTTCGTTGTCAGGGACTGCACCGGCCCGTCGCGCGAGTGTATCAGCGGGGGTGCGCGGCTACCCGGTGAGAACGGTCGGGACCAGCGGGAATCCGGGCAGATTTCGGGCGACCGTCCATACAACGGCAGCTGCGATGATGACGGCGAGCATCGGCATGCTGGACACGGTCTTCCCCCGGGAGCGCTGCACGATCACGAACGCGAGCAGCAGCGGTAGGCCGATGAGCAGGAAGGCATTGTCGACGAACGCAGCGGCCAGATCACCGTGGAGCACATCGTGGGTCATGCGCAGTCCGCCGCAGGCCGGGCAGTTCCAGCCTGTGAGGGCTTTGAACGGGCAGGCCGGGAACAGGAAGCGCGGACTATGGGGATCGCCGATGCCGATGTAGGCGAGGCTGCCCACCAGGGCGGCCCCGGTACCGAGGCCGATGAGCAGCCGGTTCCGGCGGGTGGTCGGCGGGCTAGGTGCCATCGCGCAGGGGACGCCCCTCGGGGTCGCGCACCTTGTCGGTGAGGATCAGGACCGCATCGATGATGCCCCAGATGACAGCGCCGATGCCGCAGGTGATGAGGCCGACGACGAGCTGAGCGATGCCCAGACCTGTGTAGCCGAGGTAGATGCGGCCGATGCCGACCAGCCCGAGGAGGCCGAGCAACTGAAGTAGTCCAGCGACCACCTTCGACTTCTCTGACAGCGGCTCCCCGGTCAGCGGGTGCCGACCGTAGGGCGCGGCCGGGTCCATGTAGGCCGGCGGATACTGGCCGAGCGGGGGC
This window contains:
- a CDS encoding NINE protein, giving the protein MTEPQFSGNEGGNPYTPPPQQPGYPPPGQQYGPPPGQYPPPLGQYPPAYMDPAAPYGRHPLTGEPLSEKSKVVAGLLQLLGLLGLVGIGRIYLGYTGLGIAQLVVGLITCGIGAVIWGIIDAVLILTDKVRDPEGRPLRDGT
- a CDS encoding DUF2752 domain-containing protein is translated as MAPSPPTTRRNRLLIGLGTGAALVGSLAYIGIGDPHSPRFLFPACPFKALTGWNCPACGGLRMTHDVLHGDLAAAFVDNAFLLIGLPLLLAFVIVQRSRGKTVSSMPMLAVIIAAAVVWTVARNLPGFPLVPTVLTG